A genomic segment from Pectinophora gossypiella chromosome 3, ilPecGoss1.1, whole genome shotgun sequence encodes:
- the LOC126380752 gene encoding protein obstructor-E-like has protein sequence MAYRSSVGVVVLAFLVVLASSAVPKNPRKKPANPPARAQAEADRDAEITNSCPDDGFFADAEQCDKYYECRNGEIIEKLCPDGMVFNDYSADQEKCDLPFNLDCSQRPKLQPPIPGLHCQRQNGYFSHEDPKECGKFYFCVDGKFNMITCPDGLVYNDKTGICTWPDEAKKKGCGAEEVFKFDCPPVNETFGLTHPRYADPEDCQFFYVCINGNTPRRSGCKLGQAFDDVHKKCEWARKVPECADWYKGQLTDAELDALENPPTPKPKPAGSQPSRRKPQRPGKGKSAPAPEPEE, from the exons TACTGGCATCGTCAGCAGTGCCAAAGAACCCGCGCAAGAAGCCCGCCAACCCGCCGGCGCGTGCGCAGGCCGAGGCGGACCGCGACGCGGAGATCACCAACTCCTGCCCTGACGATGGATTTTTCGCTGATGCTGAGCAGTGCGACAAGTATTACGAGTGCAG AAACGGCGAGATAATTGAGAAGCTGTGCCCAGACGGCATGGTGTTCAATGACTACAGTGCTGATCAAGAGAAGTGCGACCTGCCCTTCAACCTGGATTGCTCGCAGAGGCCTAAGCTCC AGCCCCCTATCCCCGGCCTGCATTGCCAACGTCAAAACGGCTACTTCTCCCACGAGGACCCGAAGGAATGCGGCAAGTTCTACTTCTGTGTGGATGGCAAGTTCAATATGATCACCTGTCCTGACGGACTCGTGTACAACGACAAAACCGGCATCTGCACCTGGCCTGATGAGGCCAAGAAGAAGGGCTGTGGCGCTGAAG AGGTGTTCAAGTTCGACTGCCCACCTGTGAACGAGACCTTCGGCTTGACTCACCCTCGGTACGCTGACCCTGAGGACTGCCAGTTCTTCTACGTGTGCATCAACGGCAATACTCCTCGCCGCTCCGGCTGCAAGCTCGGCCAGGCCTTCGATGATGTGCACAAGAAGTGCGAGTGGGCGCGGAAGGTGCCCGAGTG CGCTGACTGGTACAAAGGTCAGCTGACAGATGCTGAGTTGGATGCCCTTGAGAACCCTCCCACACCGAAGCCCAAGCCGGCGGGGTCTCAGCCCTCGCGCCGCAAGCCGCAGCGCCCCGGCAAGGGGAAATCAGCCCCGGCGCCCGAGCCAGAAGAATAG